One window of Lasioglossum baleicum unplaced genomic scaffold, iyLasBale1 scaffold0391, whole genome shotgun sequence genomic DNA carries:
- the LOC143220224 gene encoding uncharacterized protein LOC143220224 — MASGPAGNTRGKDKPTETDESKMTADELAALRNQLLMKERRMREESAAVAKNRATFEEQVARAQADIDDERAELDQCRLELNREREELAAQRRELEVARGETKILPDAQDVLADFSVLDPPRRSQRSENSVNPPLHPSATPRQSNTRPPHRNHSPEREDSRLVIKAAIESIPSFDGTNICVLQFTRACQRARDLVPRHAEKTLSKLIVSKLRGSAYTAIEDERVDKVADISNRLKDIFGPHHTIDHYRGEMANIYMRANEHILQYISRVKDLRTAIIDCHRDDPDMVEIDVLTKNSFIRGLIPKLRPEVRQVKHRSLRAVFDEAVIHYKDIELDKQRYERHGREEKQVRFTGHGSPNNPRSDSRFSRSPSPYRNNSYQNTSRADTTYRVDPAPNRQRDNSPYQARTDTYTNKSRENRHSESPRDVTRSSNGDNDSRYVRRDTYTPPQRRENNYVVPRAPAKICNYCKIPGHDIHECRKREYANRMREQSGNGSTLPSAANQRREASPKQTVQTIATEPITEEEVRE; from the coding sequence ATGGCAAGCGGCCCCGCAGGTAACACGCGCGGTAAGGATAAGCCTACGGAGACTGATGAATCCAAAATGACCGCGGACGAACTAGCAGCACTCCGAAATCAATTGTTAATGAAAGAACGTAGAATGCGCGAAGAAAGCGCAGCGGTAGCGAAGAATCGCGCTACATTCGAAGAACAGGTAGCTAGAGCCCAGGCCGACATCGACGACGAACGCGCCGAATTAGATCAATGCCGATTGGAATTGAACCGCGAGCGCGAAGAGTTAGCAGCGCAAAGGAGAGAATTAGAAGTAGCACGCggcgaaacaaaaattttgccAGACGCACAGGACGTCTTAGCCGACTTTAGCGTATTGGACCCGCCGAGGCGCTCTCAACGATCAGAAAACTCGGTTAACCCTCCGTTGCACCCGTCGGCAACGCCTCGCCAAAGCAACACTAGGCCGCCCCATAGAAATCACTCGCCTGAGCGAGAAGACTCGCGACTAGTTATAAAAGCCGCAATAGAATCAATTCCTTCGTTTGATGGCACGAACATTTGCGTATTGCAATTCACGCGAGCGTGCCAACGCGCCCGCGATCTCGTTCCCCGACACGCGGAGAAAACGCTGTCGAAATTGATCGTTAGCAAACTTCGCGGAAGCGCATACACCGCGATCGAAGATGAGAGAGTAGACAAAGTCGCGGATATTTCGAACCGGTTGAAGGATATTTTCGGGCCACATCATACGATTGATCATTACCGCGGAGAAATGGCCAACATATACATGCGCGCGAATGAACACATTTTGCAGTACATTAGTCGCGTGAAAGATCTGCGTACCGCGATCATAGACTGTCACCGCGACGACCCGGATATGGTAGAAATCGACGTGTTGACGAAAAATAGCTTCATTCGCGGATTAATTCCAAAATTACGCCCAGAGGTACGTCAAGTCAAGCATCGTTCATTACGCGCCGTGTTCGATGAAGCCGTAATTCATTATAAAGATATCGAGCTTGATAAACAAAGATATGAGCGACACGGACGTGAAGAAAAACAGGTTCGATTTACGGGACACGGTTCCCCTAACAATCCACGAAGTGACTCACGATTCTCGAGATCACCATCCCCTTATCGTAATAACTCGTATCAAAATACGTCGCGCGCCGACACAACATATCGAGTAGATCCGGCCCCTAATCGCCAACGCGATAACTCGCCCTATCAAGCGCGCACCGACACCTACACAAACAAATCTCGTGAGAATCGCCACTCCGAGTCGCCGCGTGATGTCACACGATCATCGAACGGAGATAACGACTCGCGTTACGTACGCCGCGACACTTACACTCCCCCTCAACGCCGCGAAAATAATTACGTGGTTCCTCGTGCACCTGCAAAAATTTGCAACTACTGTAAGATACCCGGGCACGACATTCATGAGTGTCGCAAGCGCGAATATGCTAATCGCATGAGGGAGCAATCGGGAAACGGATCAACCCTCCCGTCCGCCGCGAACCAACGACGGGAGGCGTCGCCCAAGCAAACCGTTCAGACGATCGCGACCGAGCCGATTACGGAAGAAGAGGTCAGAGAGTAA